A region of Streptomyces sp. NBC_01788 DNA encodes the following proteins:
- a CDS encoding acyl-ACP desaturase yields MTLTSPHLGSPSAWTDARLLYALEEVVEKELNRHLTVAKDWMPHEYVPWSDGRNFPGLFEDGEAWDKEQSKVTEVGRIALVVNLLTEDNLPSYHHEIATLFGRDGAWGTWVHRWTAEEGRHGIVMRDYLLASRAVDPDKLEQFRMSHMSEGFQSDNRHSMLHSVAYVAFQELATRISHRNTGHQSGDPVCDRMLSRIATDENLHMVFYRNLLKSAFEIAPDLTMQAVRDVVVDFRMPGHGIPGFERAAAQMAIGGVYNLRIHHDDVLQPVLRFLKVLEIDGLGPEGLQAQEELGMFMGGLDAEAAKFDERLAARRARMAARAGA; encoded by the coding sequence GTGACCCTTACCTCTCCTCACCTCGGCAGCCCGTCCGCATGGACCGACGCGCGGCTGCTGTACGCGCTGGAGGAAGTGGTCGAGAAGGAGCTGAACCGGCATCTGACGGTTGCCAAGGACTGGATGCCGCACGAGTACGTGCCCTGGAGCGACGGCCGTAACTTCCCCGGGCTCTTCGAGGACGGCGAGGCCTGGGACAAGGAGCAGTCCAAGGTCACGGAGGTCGGCCGGATCGCCCTGGTGGTCAACCTGCTGACCGAGGACAACCTCCCCAGCTACCACCACGAGATCGCCACCCTGTTCGGCCGGGACGGCGCCTGGGGCACCTGGGTGCACCGCTGGACGGCCGAGGAGGGCCGGCACGGCATCGTGATGCGCGACTATCTGCTCGCCTCGCGCGCGGTGGACCCGGACAAGCTGGAGCAGTTCCGGATGTCGCACATGAGCGAGGGCTTCCAGTCCGACAACCGGCACTCGATGCTGCACTCGGTCGCGTACGTCGCCTTCCAGGAGCTCGCCACCCGCATCTCGCACCGCAACACCGGGCACCAGTCCGGCGATCCGGTCTGCGACCGCATGCTGTCGCGCATCGCGACGGACGAGAACCTGCACATGGTCTTCTACCGCAACCTGCTCAAGTCCGCCTTCGAGATCGCGCCCGACCTGACGATGCAGGCGGTGCGGGACGTGGTGGTCGACTTCCGCATGCCCGGCCACGGCATCCCCGGCTTCGAGCGGGCGGCGGCGCAGATGGCCATCGGCGGCGTCTACAACCTGCGCATCCACCACGACGACGTGCTCCAGCCGGTGCTCCGCTTCCTGAAGGTCCTGGAGATCGACGGGCTCGGCCCCGAGGGCCTGCAGGCGCAGGAGGAGCTGGGCATGTTCATGGGTGGCCTGGACGCGGAGGCGGCGAAGTTCGACGAGCGGCTCGCCGCGCGGCGGGCCCGGATGGCGGCGCGGGCCGGCGCCTGA
- a CDS encoding VOC family protein: MLTTRFVNGAPNWIDVGAPDIDGARSFYGALFGWEFQSAGPQAGGYGFFQLGGRTVAGGMQTSPEHGPPSWTVYFQSADAAATAKAAEEAHGTVLVQPMDVMGEGHMAVLADKAGVPFGLWQPGRIKGVDVAGEAGSLCWVELYTADIAAAAAFYNKVLGLETSGVPFPGGTYTCVNPAEGGEDAMFGGIVALSDDPTEAKTGAYWLPYFEVPDTDATVARAEELGGTIRVPATDVTGVGRIARLADPYGARFAVIRSAPSKT; encoded by the coding sequence ATGCTCACCACCCGTTTCGTCAACGGCGCTCCGAACTGGATCGATGTCGGTGCGCCCGACATCGACGGCGCCCGCTCCTTCTACGGCGCTCTCTTCGGCTGGGAGTTCCAGTCGGCCGGCCCGCAGGCCGGTGGATACGGGTTCTTCCAGCTCGGCGGGAGGACGGTGGCCGGCGGGATGCAGACCTCGCCGGAGCACGGGCCGCCCTCCTGGACCGTGTACTTCCAGAGCGCCGACGCGGCGGCGACCGCCAAGGCCGCCGAGGAGGCGCACGGCACCGTGCTGGTCCAGCCCATGGACGTGATGGGTGAGGGCCACATGGCGGTCCTCGCCGACAAGGCGGGCGTGCCGTTCGGCCTCTGGCAGCCGGGGCGGATCAAGGGCGTGGACGTGGCCGGCGAGGCGGGCTCGCTGTGCTGGGTCGAGCTCTACACGGCGGACATCGCCGCGGCGGCCGCGTTCTACAACAAGGTGCTGGGCCTGGAGACCTCAGGCGTGCCCTTCCCCGGCGGTACCTACACCTGCGTGAACCCCGCCGAGGGCGGCGAGGACGCCATGTTCGGCGGCATCGTGGCCCTCTCCGACGACCCGACCGAGGCGAAGACGGGCGCGTACTGGCTGCCGTACTTCGAGGTCCCGGACACGGACGCGACGGTGGCCAGGGCCGAGGAGCTCGGCGGCACGATCCGGGTGCCGGCCACCGACGTCACGGGAGTCGGCCGCATCGCCAGGCTCGCCGACCCCTACGGCGCACGCTTCGCGGTGATCAGGAGCGCCCCGTCCAAGACGTGA
- a CDS encoding WhiB family transcriptional regulator, with translation MHFETTAPDDIAWQDLALCAQTGADFFFPEPGSSVREAKRICGMCEMRPACLEYALANDERFGVWGGLSEKERQALGRTGRAAPCAGG, from the coding sequence ATGCACTTCGAGACGACCGCCCCGGACGACATCGCCTGGCAGGACCTGGCCCTGTGCGCGCAGACCGGGGCCGACTTCTTCTTTCCCGAGCCGGGCAGTTCCGTGCGTGAGGCCAAACGCATCTGCGGGATGTGCGAGATGCGCCCGGCCTGCCTGGAGTACGCCCTCGCCAACGACGAGCGCTTCGGCGTCTGGGGCGGACTGTCCGAGAAGGAACGGCAGGCCCTCGGGCGGACCGGACGGGCCGCCCCGTGCGCCGGCGGCTGA
- a CDS encoding ABC-F family ATP-binding cassette domain-containing protein → MSASITCTSLSFAWPDGSPVLPGLDLAFGPGRTGLVGVNGSGKSTLLKLIAGELGPTGGSVHVTGEVGHLPQNVTLDTALRVDEALGIAARRAALHAIEAGDAAEEHFETVGDDWDVEERALATLGELGLGRIGLDRTVGEVSGGESVLLRLAALLLRRPDVLLLDEPTNNLDLYARRRLYAAVESWPGVMVVVSHDRELLELVDQIADLSSGRVTWYGGNFSAYEEALALEQEAAERMVRVAGADLRRQRRELSDAQVKLARRKRYGQKMWDQKREPKIVMGARKRAAQESAGKHRIMHEERLAEARERLDEAVEAVRDEDEIRVELPYTAVPPGRTVLTVRDLELAYGARVGAGIDLRGPERVALIGRNGAGKTTLLRTVAGELPPLSGEVAAHVPVRFLPQRLDLLDDQLSVAGNVARLAPGATNNRIRAQLARFLFRGPRADQMAATLSGGERFRAALAALLLAEPAPQLLLLDEPTNNLDMASVRRLTTALESYEGALIVASHDLPFLESIGITRWLLLEEGELREATWESVTDPD, encoded by the coding sequence ATGTCCGCATCCATCACCTGCACCTCCCTCTCCTTCGCCTGGCCCGACGGCAGCCCCGTCCTGCCCGGCCTCGACCTCGCCTTCGGTCCCGGCAGGACCGGCCTGGTCGGCGTCAACGGCTCAGGGAAGTCGACCCTGCTGAAACTGATCGCCGGCGAACTCGGGCCGACCGGCGGTTCCGTCCACGTCACCGGCGAGGTCGGACACCTCCCGCAGAACGTCACGCTCGACACCGCGCTGCGGGTCGACGAGGCGCTCGGCATCGCCGCGCGGCGGGCCGCACTGCACGCCATCGAGGCCGGTGACGCCGCCGAGGAGCACTTCGAGACGGTCGGCGACGACTGGGACGTGGAGGAACGCGCCCTGGCCACCCTCGGCGAGCTCGGGCTCGGCCGCATCGGCCTGGACCGCACCGTCGGCGAGGTCTCGGGCGGCGAGTCGGTGCTGCTGCGGCTGGCCGCACTGCTGCTGCGCCGGCCGGACGTGCTGCTGCTCGACGAGCCGACCAACAACCTGGACCTGTACGCGCGCCGCCGGCTGTACGCGGCCGTCGAGTCCTGGCCGGGCGTGATGGTCGTGGTCAGCCACGACCGCGAACTCCTGGAGCTGGTCGACCAGATCGCCGACCTCAGCTCCGGCCGGGTCACCTGGTACGGCGGGAACTTCTCGGCGTACGAGGAGGCCCTCGCCCTGGAGCAGGAGGCGGCCGAGCGCATGGTGCGCGTCGCCGGGGCCGATCTGCGCAGGCAGCGGCGCGAACTGTCCGACGCCCAGGTCAAACTGGCCCGGCGCAAGCGGTACGGCCAGAAGATGTGGGACCAGAAGCGCGAGCCGAAGATCGTCATGGGGGCCCGCAAGCGCGCGGCGCAGGAGTCCGCGGGCAAGCACCGCATCATGCACGAGGAGCGGCTCGCCGAGGCCAGGGAGCGGCTGGACGAGGCGGTGGAGGCGGTGCGGGACGAGGACGAGATCCGCGTCGAACTGCCGTACACGGCCGTCCCGCCGGGCCGGACCGTGCTCACCGTGCGGGATCTGGAACTGGCGTACGGCGCACGCGTGGGCGCGGGTATCGACCTGCGCGGTCCGGAGCGGGTCGCGCTGATCGGGCGCAACGGGGCGGGCAAGACGACGCTGCTGCGCACCGTCGCCGGGGAGCTGCCGCCGCTGTCGGGCGAGGTGGCCGCGCACGTGCCGGTGCGGTTCCTGCCGCAGCGGCTGGACCTCCTCGACGACCAGCTGAGCGTCGCCGGGAACGTGGCCCGCCTCGCGCCGGGCGCCACCAACAACCGGATCCGGGCCCAGCTCGCCCGCTTCCTGTTCAGGGGCCCTCGCGCCGACCAGATGGCGGCGACGCTGTCCGGCGGGGAACGCTTCCGGGCCGCGCTGGCCGCGCTGCTGCTGGCGGAGCCCGCGCCGCAGTTGCTCCTGCTCGACGAGCCGACCAACAACCTGGACATGGCGAGCGTGCGCCGGCTGACGACCGCCCTGGAGTCCTACGAGGGTGCCCTGATCGTGGCCAGTCACGACTTGCCGTTCCTGGAATCGATCGGCATCACCCGGTGGCTGCTGCTGGAGGAAGGAGAACTGCGGGAAGCCACCTGGGAGTCCGTCACCGATCCCGATTAG
- a CDS encoding plasmid stabilization protein encodes MPRGSSSKRERQYEHIKESAQDRGESTERAKEIAARTVNKERARTGESKTAGRTSTQDMSSGRRGGQRSGRGSEGPTYDQLYEEAKRRNIHGRSDMNKQQLRQALGKG; translated from the coding sequence ATGCCACGCGGTTCCAGTTCCAAGCGCGAGCGCCAGTACGAGCACATCAAGGAGAGCGCGCAGGACCGGGGGGAGAGCACCGAACGCGCGAAGGAGATCGCCGCGCGCACGGTGAACAAGGAGCGCGCCCGCACCGGCGAGTCGAAGACCGCCGGCCGCACCTCCACCCAGGACATGTCCTCCGGCAGGCGGGGTGGGCAGCGCTCGGGCCGGGGCTCCGAAGGGCCCACCTACGACCAGCTCTACGAGGAGGCCAAGCGGCGCAACATCCACGGCCGCTCGGACATGAACAAGCAACAGTTGCGGCAGGCCCTGGGCAAAGGCTGA
- the ddaH gene encoding dimethylargininase, which translates to MPSKKALVRRPGPRLAEGLVTHAERQTVDVGLAVRQWEAYVEALREHGWETVEVEPADDCPDAVFVEDTVVAYRNVALITRPGAETRRAETAGVEQAVARLGCSVNWVREPGTLDGGDVLKVGDTVYAGRGGRTNAAGVRQLRAVFEPLGARVVTVPVSKVLHLKSAVTALPDGTAVGYVPKVDTPSLFPRFLPVPEESGGHVVLLGGDRLLVAASAPKTAELFGDLGFEPVVVDIGEFEKLEGCVTCLSVRLRELYA; encoded by the coding sequence GTGCCCAGCAAGAAGGCCCTCGTCCGCCGTCCCGGCCCGCGTCTCGCCGAAGGGCTGGTGACCCATGCCGAACGGCAGACGGTCGACGTCGGGCTCGCGGTGCGGCAGTGGGAGGCGTACGTCGAGGCGCTGCGCGAGCACGGCTGGGAGACGGTCGAGGTCGAGCCGGCCGACGACTGCCCCGACGCGGTGTTCGTGGAGGACACCGTCGTCGCGTACCGGAACGTCGCCCTGATCACCCGCCCGGGCGCCGAGACCCGGCGCGCCGAGACCGCCGGGGTGGAGCAGGCCGTGGCGCGTCTGGGCTGCTCGGTGAACTGGGTCCGGGAGCCGGGCACGCTGGACGGCGGGGACGTGCTGAAGGTCGGCGACACGGTCTACGCCGGCCGCGGCGGGCGCACCAACGCGGCCGGTGTGCGGCAGTTGCGGGCCGTGTTCGAACCGCTCGGGGCGCGGGTCGTGACCGTACCGGTGAGCAAGGTGCTGCACCTGAAGTCGGCGGTGACGGCGCTGCCCGACGGGACGGCCGTCGGGTACGTCCCGAAAGTGGACACACCGTCACTGTTCCCGCGTTTCCTGCCGGTACCGGAGGAGTCCGGCGGGCATGTGGTGCTGCTCGGCGGCGACCGGCTGCTGGTGGCGGCGAGCGCGCCGAAGACGGCGGAACTCTTCGGCGATCTCGGCTTCGAGCCGGTCGTGGTGGACATCGGCGAGTTCGAGAAACTCGAAGGCTGTGTGACGTGCCTCTCGGTGCGGCTGCGGGAGTTGTACGCCTGA
- the ligD gene encoding non-homologous end-joining DNA ligase, with product MGDAVELEVGGRTVRLSSPDKVFFPERGFTKLDVARYYQSVAPGILRALRDRPTTLERYPDGITGEWFFQKRAPKGMPSWIPTAHITFPSGRSADEMCPTEEAAVVWAAQYGTLTFHPWPVRRDDVDHPDELRIDLDPQPGTDFTDAVRAAHELRSVLEEFGGLRGWPKTSGGRGLHVFVPIEPRWTFTQVRRAAIAVGREMERRMPEHVTIKWWKEERGARIFLDYNQTARDRTIASAYSVRPRPHAPVSAPLRWEEVGVARPEDFDVATMPARFAEVGDVHADMDGHAFSLEALLELASQDERDHGLGDLPYPPEYPKMPGEPKRVQPSRARKQGPAAG from the coding sequence ATGGGCGATGCGGTGGAACTGGAGGTCGGCGGCCGGACCGTACGGCTGTCCAGCCCGGACAAGGTGTTCTTTCCCGAGCGCGGATTCACCAAGCTGGACGTCGCCCGGTACTACCAGTCCGTCGCCCCCGGCATCCTGCGCGCCCTGCGCGACCGCCCCACCACTCTGGAGCGCTACCCGGACGGCATCACCGGCGAGTGGTTCTTCCAGAAGCGGGCGCCCAAGGGGATGCCCTCATGGATTCCCACCGCCCACATCACCTTCCCCAGCGGACGCAGCGCCGACGAGATGTGCCCCACCGAGGAGGCCGCCGTGGTGTGGGCCGCCCAGTACGGCACGCTCACCTTCCACCCCTGGCCGGTGCGCCGCGACGACGTCGACCACCCCGACGAACTGCGCATCGACCTCGACCCGCAGCCCGGCACCGACTTCACCGACGCCGTGCGCGCCGCACACGAACTGCGGTCCGTGCTGGAGGAGTTCGGGGGCCTGCGTGGCTGGCCGAAGACCTCCGGCGGCCGCGGTCTGCACGTGTTCGTGCCGATCGAGCCGCGCTGGACCTTCACCCAGGTGCGGCGCGCCGCGATCGCCGTGGGCCGGGAGATGGAACGCCGGATGCCCGAGCACGTGACGATCAAGTGGTGGAAGGAGGAGCGCGGCGCCCGGATCTTCCTGGACTACAACCAGACGGCCCGCGACCGCACCATCGCCTCCGCCTACTCCGTGCGCCCCCGCCCCCACGCCCCCGTCTCGGCGCCCCTGCGCTGGGAGGAGGTCGGCGTCGCCCGGCCCGAGGACTTCGACGTGGCCACCATGCCGGCCCGGTTCGCCGAAGTCGGCGACGTGCACGCCGACATGGACGGCCACGCCTTCTCCCTGGAGGCCCTGCTGGAACTGGCCTCCCAGGACGAACGCGACCACGGTCTCGGCGATCTGCCCTACCCGCCCGAGTATCCGAAGATGCCCGGGGAGCCGAAACGGGTCCAGCCGAGCCGGGCGAGGAAGCAGGGTCCGGCCGCCGGCTGA
- a CDS encoding GOLPH3/VPS74 family protein, whose amino-acid sequence MPDGSLSLPARLYLLAWDTGRLKITGTARLHLLVRAGALTELAQRGLLVDDDGIAVPVGLDESTGDPVLDGLLELVQESRPRRWRTWVTLHARTTLDAVREQLAAEGFLRAERRRVLGVLPSVDYALERVAAVDALREGARRVLQGPLPAAEVPERDAAVVALAAAAELRTLVPAKDRRRHKARIDELTDRSGAAAPALRRVVREVNAAVIVAATAAATAAG is encoded by the coding sequence GTGCCCGACGGTTCGCTCTCGCTGCCCGCCCGGCTCTACCTGCTGGCCTGGGACACCGGGCGGCTGAAGATCACCGGCACCGCTCGGCTGCACCTCCTGGTCCGGGCCGGCGCCCTCACCGAGCTGGCCCAGCGCGGACTGCTCGTCGACGACGACGGCATCGCCGTCCCCGTCGGACTGGACGAGAGCACCGGTGACCCCGTGCTCGACGGGCTGCTCGAACTCGTCCAGGAGTCCCGGCCCCGCCGCTGGAGGACCTGGGTGACGCTGCACGCACGGACCACCCTCGACGCCGTACGGGAGCAGTTGGCCGCCGAGGGGTTCCTGCGCGCCGAGCGGCGCCGGGTCCTCGGTGTCCTCCCGTCCGTGGACTACGCCTTGGAGCGCGTCGCCGCCGTGGACGCGCTGCGGGAGGGAGCACGCCGGGTGCTTCAGGGCCCGCTGCCGGCCGCGGAGGTCCCCGAACGTGACGCGGCCGTCGTCGCCCTCGCGGCCGCCGCCGAACTGCGCACCCTGGTACCCGCCAAGGACCGCAGGCGCCACAAGGCACGCATCGACGAGCTGACCGACCGCAGCGGAGCCGCGGCCCCGGCGCTGCGCCGGGTGGTACGCGAGGTGAACGCGGCGGTGATCGTGGCAGCCACGGCAGCCGCCACGGCGGCCGGCTGA
- a CDS encoding saccharopine dehydrogenase family protein has product MSRLRNSDRPYDIVLFGATGFVGALTAEYLAAHAPEGLRWAIAGRSGERLRELRERLPSGASVGVLRADAADPDSLRDLARHARVLATTVGPYTAVGEELVAACADSGTDYLDLCGEPEFVDLVYVRHDARARETGARLVHACGFDSVPADLGVYFTVRQLPEGVPLTVDGFVRVDAAFSGGTLASALSQFARPLRVRAAARDRARHEPRLLGRRAVTPTGAPRFAGEVGAWAVPLPVIDPQIVRRSARVLERYGPDFRYRHYAAVRRLPVAVGGAAALGAVMAAAQLPPARSWLSGRLQPGAGPGEERRARSWFSLRFVGEGGGRQVFTEVAGGDPGYGETAKMFAESALALALDDLPPTAGQVTTATAMGDALIDRLRRAGLTFRIAKSR; this is encoded by the coding sequence ATGAGCAGGCTGAGGAACTCCGACCGTCCGTACGACATCGTCCTCTTCGGGGCCACCGGCTTCGTGGGGGCGCTCACCGCGGAGTACCTCGCCGCACACGCCCCCGAGGGGCTGCGCTGGGCGATCGCCGGCCGCAGCGGGGAGCGGCTGCGGGAACTGCGTGAGCGGCTGCCCTCGGGTGCGTCCGTCGGAGTGCTGCGCGCGGACGCGGCCGACCCGGACTCCCTGCGCGACCTCGCCCGGCACGCGCGCGTGCTGGCCACCACCGTGGGCCCGTACACGGCCGTGGGCGAGGAACTCGTCGCCGCCTGCGCCGACAGCGGCACGGACTACCTGGACCTGTGCGGCGAGCCCGAGTTCGTGGACCTGGTGTACGTACGGCACGACGCACGCGCGCGCGAGACCGGGGCGCGCCTGGTGCACGCCTGCGGCTTCGACTCCGTCCCGGCCGACCTGGGCGTGTACTTCACCGTCCGCCAGCTGCCGGAGGGTGTACCGCTGACCGTGGACGGATTCGTCCGGGTGGACGCCGCCTTCTCGGGCGGGACTCTCGCGTCGGCGCTCAGCCAGTTCGCGCGTCCCCTGCGGGTGCGGGCCGCCGCGCGGGACCGGGCGCGGCACGAGCCGCGGTTGCTGGGGCGGCGGGCAGTCACGCCCACGGGCGCGCCGCGGTTCGCCGGGGAGGTGGGCGCGTGGGCGGTGCCGCTGCCGGTCATCGACCCACAGATCGTGCGGCGCTCGGCGCGCGTGCTGGAACGTTACGGCCCGGACTTCCGCTACCGCCACTACGCGGCCGTACGGCGTCTTCCGGTCGCTGTGGGCGGTGCCGCCGCCCTCGGCGCGGTCATGGCCGCCGCGCAACTGCCGCCCGCCCGGAGCTGGTTGTCCGGGCGGCTGCAGCCCGGTGCGGGACCGGGCGAGGAGCGGCGGGCCAGGAGCTGGTTCTCGCTGCGGTTCGTGGGCGAGGGCGGCGGACGGCAGGTGTTCACCGAGGTCGCGGGCGGCGACCCCGGGTACGGCGAGACGGCGAAGATGTTCGCCGAGTCGGCGCTCGCCCTGGCCCTGGACGACCTCCCGCCGACGGCGGGCCAGGTCACCACGGCGACGGCCATGGGTGACGCCCTCATCGACCGTCTGCGCCGCGCGGGCCTCACCTTCCGGATCGCGAAGAGCCGCTGA
- a CDS encoding LacI family DNA-binding transcriptional regulator, producing the protein MTEAASRPTLEAVAARAGVSRATVSRVVNGGDGVREPLAERVRRAVEELGYVPNQAARSLVTKRHDAVAVVIAEPETRVFADPFFALQLRGISKELTAHDSQLVLLLTEGRDDHARVGRYLAGGHVDGALVFSLHLDDPLPGLIRRAGVPTVFGGRPGWSDDTAPGATDSARTAGNPAVVYVDCDNRGGAREAVRHLVGLGRTRIGHITGALDQTSAADRLDGFRDVMADADPRLIVESDFTPAGGERAMRELLDRCPDLDAVFAANDLTASGALRVLRERGLRVPDDVAVVGFDDMLPVAEQTEPPLTTVRQDIEEMGRLMARLLLRGLDGHGAEAGVGGAPRSVILPTTLVRRASA; encoded by the coding sequence GTGACCGAGGCAGCGTCGCGTCCCACGTTGGAGGCCGTGGCCGCGCGTGCGGGGGTGTCGCGGGCCACCGTGTCCCGGGTGGTGAACGGCGGGGACGGGGTGCGGGAGCCGCTGGCCGAGCGGGTGCGGCGGGCCGTGGAGGAACTCGGGTACGTGCCGAACCAGGCCGCCCGCAGCCTGGTGACCAAGCGGCACGACGCCGTCGCCGTCGTCATCGCCGAACCGGAGACCCGGGTCTTCGCCGACCCGTTCTTCGCCCTGCAACTGAGGGGCATCAGCAAGGAGCTGACGGCCCACGACTCGCAGCTCGTGCTGCTGCTGACGGAGGGGCGCGACGACCACGCGAGGGTCGGGCGCTATCTCGCCGGCGGCCACGTGGACGGCGCGCTCGTGTTCTCGCTGCACCTCGACGACCCGCTGCCGGGGCTGATCCGGCGCGCCGGGGTGCCGACCGTGTTCGGCGGGCGGCCCGGCTGGAGCGACGACACCGCCCCCGGCGCCACGGACTCCGCGCGGACGGCCGGGAACCCCGCGGTCGTCTACGTCGACTGCGACAACCGGGGCGGGGCGCGGGAGGCCGTACGGCATCTGGTCGGCCTCGGCCGGACCAGGATCGGGCACATCACCGGCGCCCTCGACCAGACCTCGGCGGCGGACCGGCTCGACGGCTTCCGGGACGTGATGGCCGACGCCGACCCGCGGCTGATCGTGGAGAGCGACTTCACCCCGGCCGGCGGCGAGCGCGCCATGCGCGAACTCCTCGACCGCTGCCCGGACCTGGACGCGGTGTTCGCCGCCAACGACCTCACCGCCTCCGGTGCCCTGCGCGTGCTGCGCGAGCGCGGGCTACGGGTCCCCGACGACGTCGCCGTGGTCGGCTTCGACGACATGCTGCCCGTGGCCGAGCAGACCGAGCCGCCGCTGACGACCGTGCGTCAGGACATAGAGGAGATGGGCCGGCTGATGGCCCGCCTCCTGCTGCGCGGCCTCGACGGACACGGCGCCGAGGCCGGGGTGGGCGGCGCGCCGCGCAGTGTCATCCTGCCGACCACGCTCGTACGGCGCGCCTCCGCGTGA
- a CDS encoding endonuclease V — protein sequence MTRTVRIPAGWPATEEQARAVQDELRGRVVRDEPGPPPGTGHVTGVDVAYDDERDLVAAAAVVLDAATLRVVAETTAVGRVSFPYVPGLLAFREIPTVLAALDALPCPPGLVVCDGYGLAHPRRFGLASHLGVLTGLPTIGVAKNPFTFTHEDPDTPRGSASPLLAGPDEVGRALRTRDGVKPVFVSVGHRVSLDNACAHTLALTPAHRLPETTRSADALCRRALREAGAAGLSGSSRSGR from the coding sequence ATGACGAGGACCGTACGCATTCCGGCGGGCTGGCCCGCCACCGAGGAGCAGGCCCGCGCCGTCCAGGACGAGTTGCGCGGACGAGTGGTGCGGGACGAGCCGGGACCGCCGCCCGGGACGGGCCACGTCACGGGGGTCGACGTCGCCTACGACGACGAGCGGGACCTCGTCGCGGCGGCGGCCGTCGTCCTGGACGCGGCCACCCTGCGCGTCGTCGCCGAGACCACCGCCGTCGGGCGCGTCTCCTTCCCGTACGTGCCCGGGCTGCTGGCCTTCCGCGAGATCCCCACCGTGCTTGCCGCACTGGACGCCCTGCCCTGCCCGCCCGGCTTGGTCGTCTGCGACGGTTACGGCCTCGCCCACCCCCGGCGCTTCGGCCTGGCGAGCCACCTCGGCGTGCTGACCGGACTGCCGACGATCGGCGTCGCCAAGAACCCGTTCACCTTCACCCACGAGGATCCGGACACCCCGCGCGGCAGCGCCTCCCCGCTGCTCGCCGGCCCGGACGAGGTCGGCCGGGCCCTGCGCACCAGGGACGGCGTCAAGCCGGTCTTCGTCTCCGTCGGCCACCGGGTGAGCCTGGACAACGCCTGCGCGCACACCCTCGCCCTCACCCCGGCCCACCGCCTCCCGGAGACGACCCGCAGCGCCGACGCCCTGTGCCGCCGCGCCCTGCGCGAGGCCGGGGCGGCCGGGCTCAGCGGCTCTTCGCGATCCGGAAGGTGA
- a CDS encoding SsgA family sporulation/cell division regulator, translating into MSTDIEQFVEARLVSATPRMHSIPARLHYDRRDPFAVRMTFPAPATLDGVEVCWIFARELLAAGLREPEGDGDVRVRPYGYDRTVLEFHAPEGTAVVHIRSGEIRRFLESTSELVPLGLEHLQLDLDHDLAELMRDAC; encoded by the coding sequence TTGTCCACCGACATCGAGCAGTTCGTGGAGGCGCGCCTGGTCTCCGCCACGCCACGGATGCACAGCATTCCCGCCAGGCTGCACTACGACCGGCGCGACCCGTTCGCCGTCCGTATGACCTTCCCGGCCCCGGCCACCCTCGACGGCGTGGAGGTCTGCTGGATCTTCGCCCGTGAGCTGCTGGCGGCCGGTCTGCGGGAGCCCGAGGGCGACGGCGACGTACGGGTGCGCCCGTACGGCTACGACCGTACGGTCCTGGAGTTCCACGCCCCCGAGGGCACGGCCGTGGTGCACATCCGCAGCGGTGAGATACGGCGCTTCCTGGAGTCCACGAGCGAACTGGTGCCGCTGGGCCTGGAACACCTCCAGCTCGACCTGGACCACGACCTGGCGGAACTGATGCGCGACGCCTGCTGA